From the genome of Nocardia mangyaensis:
TGGGATGCGCGGCAACCTGGGCGTAGGTCACCACCACGCCGTGATAGTCCCCGGAGGTACCGCCGGTGGAGTTGGAGAAGCGCGAGTCGAGCTGGATGCCCGAGCGGGCGGCCGAGGCGGCCCACTGGTGCTTGAGATGTTCGGTGGGGGCGATCACGGTGATCTGATCCACCGTGCGATCGGCCAGCAACTCGGCGGCAACCCGCAGCGCGAAGGTGGTCTTGCCCGCGCCAGGAGTCGCGACCGCGAGGAAGTCGCGTGGTCGGGTGGCCAGGTACTTCGTCAGGGCGCGACGCTGCCAGGCACGCAGGGAACCCCCCGACGCACCTCCCGCGGCCGTCTCGCCCGGTGTACCCGCATCCTTCGCCGCAGCGGCGCCACCCGACCCAGTCACGCAGACGACCCTAGCCGCCCGGCACGGCGTGTCGCCAAACCGACGCGACACGGGCGACCGGCATCACAAACCTGCCCGAGGTCACCGCCCATTTACCTGTTACCCCACGACACGATGCCCGGCCCGCGCCACACGGACCGCGTTCGTGCGAGATGCTTGACAGCGAGATGAGCAACGATCAGGTCCGGGCAGCCGACGCGGCACCCCCGCCGCAGACGTCCCCGCCCAGCGGTCCTGCCGTGCCGCCCGCAGTACCGCCACGGGCAGCCGGGCAACGTCCCCGCGAACACGCCCGGTGGGTGCGCTGGCTCGCGTCGGCGTGGCGGCTGGTGGTCCGGGTGGCGCAGAAGTGCTGGAACGACTCGATCTTCACCAAGTCCGCGGCCGCCGCGTTCTGGCAGACGCTGTCGCTGGCACCGCTGCTGCTCGGGCTGCTGGGCAGCCTCGGCTATGTGGGCGGGCTGTTCGGGCCGGACACGGTGGAGATCGTCGAGGCCAAGATCATCGCGTTCAGCCGCGAGTTCTTCAGTCCCTCCGTGGTGTCGGACCTGATCGAGCCGACCGTCGACGATGTACTCGGCCGCGGGCGCGGCGCGCTGGTGTCGGTGGGCTTCGTGCTGTCGCTGTGGGCGGGGTCCTCGGCCATGTCGACCTTCGTCGACGCCATCGTGGAGGCCCACGATCAGCAGGACGCGCGGCATCCGGTCTGGCAGCGGATCTTCGCGCTGTTGCTGTACGTGCAGTTCCTGGTGGCCGCGGTGCTGATCCTGCCGGTGATCGCGCTGGGGCCGACGCGGATCGGGCAGGCGCTGCCCGACACGTGGCGCGAGCCCGGACTCCGGCTGGTCGACACGTTCTACTACCCGATCGTCGGGCTGTTGCTGATCGTCGGGCTGACCACGCTCTACAAGCTGGCCCTGCACAAGACCCTGCCCTGGCACCGGCTGTTCTGCGGCGCGCTGGTGGCCGGAGTGTTCTTCATGGGCGCCAGCGACCTGCTGCGCCGCTACCTGTCCTCGGTCACCGCCACCGGAGTGAGCTATGGCGCGCTCGCCACGCCGATCGCGTTCCTGCTGTTCACCTATTTCCTCGGCTTCGCGGTGATCCTCGGCGCGGAGTTCAACGCCGCCGTGCAGGAGTTCTGGCCCGCCCGGGCCACCAGGATCGAGCAGGTCAAGAAGTGGCTGGCCAAGGTTCGCGCCGACGACGAGCACGGCGAAAAAGCCGACGCCTCACCGGAGGCGCCGACCTCGTCGACCACGGAACCCGCTCAGTCGCCCTTGCGCAAACCCTCGTAGACCTTCTTGCAGTCCGGGCACACCGGCGAACCGGGCTTGGGCGAGCGGGTCACCGGAAAGACCTCACCGCACAGGGCGACGACCATCGTGCCCATCACGGCACTTTCGGCGATCCGGTCCTTCTTCACGTAGTGGAAGAACTTGGGGACGTCGTCACCGGTCGTCTCATCGGTCGTGGTTTCCGGGCGTACCAGAGTGTCTGAACTCATGCTCTCCATGATGCCGCATCCGGTACGGCCCGCGCTGACCAGCCGCGCGTGCGGGCGCGGACGCCGAGTGGGAGACTCGTTGACATGCAGTCCCACGGCGAGACCCCCGGCGCCGACGAGCCGACCCCCGACCCGGAGGTCACGATGCCCGCCGCGTCCGCCGCGACGCGGGGGTTCTTCCGCGCCGCCCCCACCGACCACCCGGTGCTGATCACCGAGGCGGCGCCCTCGCTCGACGAGCAGCATCGCGCCAGAGTGCGCCGCTACATGATCATCATGGGATTCCGTATCCCGTGCCTGCTCCTGGCCGCGCTCACCTACACCATCTTCGAGAATCCGCTGATCTCGATTCTGATCATCGCCGCCTCGGTACCGCTGCCGTGGATCGCGGTGCTCATCGCCAACGACCGGCCGCCGCGCACCAAGGACGAACCGAGCCGCTGGGACGGGCACGGGGACCGGACGGCCCTGGAATCAGGGCACCGCAAGGCCATCGACAGCTGAGCGC
Proteins encoded in this window:
- a CDS encoding YihY/virulence factor BrkB family protein yields the protein MSNDQVRAADAAPPPQTSPPSGPAVPPAVPPRAAGQRPREHARWVRWLASAWRLVVRVAQKCWNDSIFTKSAAAAFWQTLSLAPLLLGLLGSLGYVGGLFGPDTVEIVEAKIIAFSREFFSPSVVSDLIEPTVDDVLGRGRGALVSVGFVLSLWAGSSAMSTFVDAIVEAHDQQDARHPVWQRIFALLLYVQFLVAAVLILPVIALGPTRIGQALPDTWREPGLRLVDTFYYPIVGLLLIVGLTTLYKLALHKTLPWHRLFCGALVAGVFFMGASDLLRRYLSSVTATGVSYGALATPIAFLLFTYFLGFAVILGAEFNAAVQEFWPARATRIEQVKKWLAKVRADDEHGEKADASPEAPTSSTTEPAQSPLRKPS
- a CDS encoding DUF3039 domain-containing protein — translated: MSSDTLVRPETTTDETTGDDVPKFFHYVKKDRIAESAVMGTMVVALCGEVFPVTRSPKPGSPVCPDCKKVYEGLRKGD
- a CDS encoding DUF3099 domain-containing protein, which gives rise to MPAASAATRGFFRAAPTDHPVLITEAAPSLDEQHRARVRRYMIIMGFRIPCLLLAALTYTIFENPLISILIIAASVPLPWIAVLIANDRPPRTKDEPSRWDGHGDRTALESGHRKAIDS